The Coffea arabica cultivar ET-39 chromosome 6e, Coffea Arabica ET-39 HiFi, whole genome shotgun sequence genome contains the following window.
ATGAGACGGGCACTCGACTCGTCTGACGTCGAACTTGTCAAGCTTATGGTAATGGGAGAAGGGCTTAATTTGGATGATGCATTGGCCCTACATTATGCAGTTGAGAATTGTAGCCGAGAGGTGGTAAAAGCGTTGCTTGAGCTTGGAGCTGCTGATGTTAACTACCCAGCTGGGCCAGCAGGCAAAACCCCACTTCACATTGCAGCCGAAATGGTGTCCCCAGACATGGTGGCGGTCCTTCTTGACCACCATGCCGACCCAAATGTCCGAACTGTCGATGGGATCACTCCGTTAGACATCCTTCGAACCCTAACTTCTGATTTTCTATTCAAGGGTGCTGTCCCGGGGCTAACTCATATCGAACCAAACAAGCTCAGGCTTTGTCTGGAGCTAGTTCAATCAGCTGCTATGGTGATCTCTCGGGAGGAAGGCAATGCAAATGCGCCAGCTTCGGCTACAATCTACCCTCCAATGAGCGAGGAGCATACGAGTAGTAGTAGCAGTGGCAACATGGCCAACTTGAATCTTGATTCGAGAATGGTTTATCTGAATCTTGGTGCAGCTGCATCAGCTGGCCAAATGGGGTGCAAGATGACTGACGGAGATGAACATCACAGTAGCCACGGTAGCCAAAGAGAAGCTTTGAGTCGCCATGGTTCCCAAGGTGGTTGTGATCCATCGATTTATCACCATCATTCTCATGATTATTAGTAATTTAGCTTCATCAACTGTCGAGGAAGTGGAAGAACCctctctagatctttctctatctctctcttcctcttcttgaacCTATCTTTCTTGATTTATTGGCCAGCCTTCAGAAGTGGGATGGACGGACAAGCACAAAAAGGTTGATCAAAACCCATGaagatttattttatattttgagtCAACATATAATCTTTTGTCAGTTTTTCGGTCTGCTTTTGTTTAGGTTctctatattaaaaaaaaaaaaaaaaaactctcttcTCGCTACTTTTACTCTTCTGTcttggttaattttttttttcttttttctttttggttttgggtttttctattatttctctgtggtgggttttttttttaaatattttctaGGTCTTTCCAATGATAAACGATGCGCAGTGCATGTGGTGGCAATTAgggatggatggaatttttctCACCAGATGGGACAAGGAGAATCCAAGTTTTGCTGAGTGATGGAGAGGACGCAGGTCATCAATCTTTTCAATCCCCGGCCTGTCAACTCCTTTTGTTTTTATTGGTACATCTAATGTCATGGACAATTTTCAATGATCTATTAGTATTACTTTTCTAGTCTCCTCACCCAAGTGCCAACCTCTCATAATACTATAGAATAACTATTAGATGTCGAAGCATATATTCATTATTATTGCCATTtagtattaatatttttatctaCAATTTATATTATGTAAATATAGCACCATAATGAATTGGCTATATGGTAAAAAATTAGAAGTATACATATGCACACTCTGATATGATAAGTTAAATGGATGTTTGATTTCTTGTGGTGGTGGGGCTTTAGTTCATTGAGGGCTTTGTTTGGACATTGGGACAATTAATAATGCAAATGAGGGAAATGAGCTGTCTTTCTGCttttactctttttttctttccctaatGCCTTCATGGGGGTTGGGAGAAACTTGATTGGCTTTAATTGTGTCTAATTAGATATTTTTAAAGACATCGGTCGGATTGGGACAAATTGATTGGCTGTCTTGCATGAAGGTAACATTGAATGTGACCACACGACAGCTCAATTTTTTTGGTATATCTAATGCCGGATTCTTTCCATAATCCTCTTTTTTGTCTCCTCCTCCTTCCTTTTTGAGCTTTCTAACTTATTGAAAAACTTAATAAAGAGATGAAACCCTAGGAATTGAACATCCTCTTGCTTAATTTAACCACTAAATTCTCGTTGAGGATAGTTGAAGCTTCTGTACATTTTCTTTTACCCCACCCATTCTCTAGGCCATTTCTAAGTCCCTAGATAAAGAGCATCGGAAACGGGATTTTGTGTTGGGGGAAAAGGAATAGGGACGGTGGTGGGGGGGCAAGGGTCATGTTCTTGAACGCTGTGGATTCTTTCATTGGTACAAGTTACAATAAGATACATGGTCTTACTCTTTTGGGTACAAGAATATAGCTACCTTATACTATGAAGTGGTACAAGGAAAATAACTTTGGTTAATTTTCACGGAAATATCAAGAAACAGTCGCTTCTGCGAGTCATTTTGACATTAAAAATTGAGGGAAAAAACAATCAAATTGCAGTATAATATGACATAGCATTTCTCAGATGTGATTTCTAATTATCTTTTTGGCTATAGTATACATCTAATAGTAATTGAATTATCGAGTTCAATAAAGGAATAATTTGTCGTGATTAGGAGGTAGTATATAATGTAATTGTGGACTCATAACTTAAGATTATAACTAGACCTTCATTAATTTGAGAAATAGCATACAGATTAGCATGATTCCAAGTAACATCTCAGAGAGTTGCTCAAAATCCATTCTTGTCTCTCCTTCTTGACAATCATTTATCATCTTTGCAATTCTTCTTGTCCAGCTTGGGGTCTAAGTATTTAACCCTTGTGTATATATCATCAGTTTCTGTTTTAGTACGGACTCCTTTTTCATTGTCTTGTCACGTCCCTTAAAAACAAGAAATCCAATAAGTTCTGCCTTTAAATGCTTGCTTTTGTTTCTTCCTTGAGGAGTTAATGCGCTTTTTGAACATATAATGCGATGTCCGAATCCCCCTTTACCACcccgaaagaaaaagaagaaaaatgaaagaaaaacctATGTGGTTAGCCTGCAGTTTTGTATAATGATGATTGTTaacaattttcttatcaacatGAAGAGGTGGAATGGAAAAAACTGCGATTTGAGCAGTTATATGACCATGTCATCTACTACAATTTACTAGTATTCTCTATTTGGTTTCTGAAGTAATCCTATGGAAACATAAAATGTCATTAATAATCTCCTCATTCCAATTACAATTTGACATTCTTCTCAAAAGAAATGTACTTATATGAGCAACATGGACTAGCTTagataaaatgtagttttcccAAACCTGTTCTTTAAGTTAATTGTCGGATAAAGCTATCGAAATATGCAGGATTGTCAACTCAAGCCTTGCTTGTCTCGAAAGAAACATTTGTTGTTTAACCATGGCTTACTTCCCATGCATGATTTGCGGCACTGAACCGTCAATAAATTGCACATTTTAGACCTGCCATATTCTGCATAATTATCTTAGATCCAtccttcatttgattagtttgcTGGCATTGTGCATATGTTGTTAATTTCatcctttgtttaatttttttgccCCTCTGAAATCCAATTTAGGCACTTAAGACTTGTAGATTTTGTGGAGGCAACAGGTTGATGTTTGAACTAGTATTGAACTTCCACTGataattcttcttcttctttttgtaaAAGAGAATTGATGGAAATCAGTTTTAGATGAAATAATTGTATTAACATTATgtgtttttttcatttcttttcttagtTTTAACCCATTTATCTATCGCAGTTGGTTATGAACTGATAGACAATTATAAGCCTTACAAATTAGAAGTTCTTTGAAACAAGAGATGAAAAAGAGAGACATCAAATCCTTAATTATTTAGGGGTAAGATGGGCAAAATAAATGGGGAGACAAATTTTTAAGTACATAATTAATTTCTGCAGTCATTTAAGATATCTAAATATCTTATCAGTCTTTGTTATTTTAGAGATGTTTGAATCAGTTAGGATCTATGTGCCACTATCGGGTGCCAAATTCAGTGTCGGTCCCATCACGTGATGAGAAAGGAAACTTAAATATACGATACatgacaattaaaataaatagaataCTTGACATAAATATAGAAGTGGTACTGAATTGTTACTGGAAACTGGTATTGAATATCTCATGCGATCtgaaatgtatgaaatgtataCATTTCTCAATTTGAATATAGCATTTAGATGCGATTAGTATCTCTACAACTTAATTATATTCTCGAATCATAATGGTGGTGAATGCTTTTGTTAGAAGGATCCATGTAAAGtacaaaataattagggtttgcCTCTCGTGTTAATTAGAAACGAGGTATAACTTTTTTCAGTTTATCTCTTGATCCTCTTAAATGCAATCCCATTTAGTTTCTCAAATATGAAATAGAACAAATCaacacaaattaaaaaaaaaaaaaaaaaagtggtagACCCGATAACTGTGTCTTGTACTTAGGTAtgcaatttattttcttttcaagtacaataatatttttataattggTCCTATATTAAGGAGAGAGAGAAGGAAATAGAGATGTATCCAACTAAACCATTGAGAATCTTGGAGGAATTAAACGGCCTCCAGAAATGTTCTAAGAAATCCTGGACAGAAAATGTTCCAAGAAATGTCAAAAGTTGAGGATCAAGATAATTACACGACTTTGATATCTCTTGCTTGAAACAAAATCTCATAGCGTCTTTTTCctaacaaaaaccaaaaaatatGGTGCCTTTACTGCTTAAACGAActgattttgaaaagaaaagcggTAGATTATGTCTTGGATGCACATGGCGCAAAATCTTGAAGGGGCCTTTTGTCAATCGGAAAAGATCTACAATAGTTGGGAAACAACTGAAGAATGAAAAATTATGAAACATGTCTAAATCAATCATGTTTATGAGTTTTACTCTGGtggaaaaaattcacaaaagccTCATATATATGGGAGTGGGAAGTCAAGGCAATTTGGTTTTGAGCTCGGTCATGATACCACTTTTCTTAGCAACATTTATAAAGATCATAATATTGCCTACATGCTAACGTCAAAGTATAGTATAGTTTTTGGGGTGTGCAATTAACGTCAAGTATTTCAAATTTAGGGCAGCAAAATTATAGAGTGTCTCTTTGttaaattctctctctctctctctctctctctctctctatatatatatatatatatatatagcaaggagggatgaaatttaaaaaataaaaaaggggaaGGAGAATTAGAGCTCATGAACTCTAAATCCTAGAGTTTCAATTTTAACCACTAGACCAAGACTTTCTTGATTCCCTCCCACTGGCTTAGCAGTCTTAAGGAATTTACTAGTGATCATGTCTATTATTTTCAGATTTCAGGTTCTCACTTTAATTGTCACGCGATTGCAAAATCATTTTTCAGGCAGTTACCTTGAATTTGGTTGCTATTAGTATTTGGCCCAACATCCCAACAAATAGAAGTATCTTTATATTACTGTGAGAAAATAAGTTACTTCGTAACCAAATTAATTTGATATTTACACATTTCCACCAGTTTCTTGCACTTCTTTTGAACGTTTTTTCAAGACCAGATGACAACTATGTATATATAGTTGACCAAATGCATGACAAGACTGTGTGTGAATATCATTAACCTTATTTTCTCTAGTGTTCATGATATAATAAAGTTTTGAGTATAGTTATCGGTCCCATGACTCCCCACAAATGTAACAGAAAAATTGGTAAAGACCAATTCCAGTAAACGAAACCCCCCAAATTGAAACTGGACGTTGTATTGCAAGAGGTTATGCCAAAACGGCTAGGGAATCTATGGCAGGTAATTAACAAAGGGCTATTTTATCAACTAAAAAATTTCTGCAGCTGAGAACTATTTACCATCTCGGGGAAAGCACAAATGTGAGTTCATCCACATAAAGGATTTTGAGATGTCGGGGAAAGCACAAAAATTTTGAGATGTCGGCCAAGCCATATGTAGCAATAAGACTTTTTCTACTGTATATTTATGGGTTAATCTGTTATGTCTGGGGCTGGTGTCATCTTATTTGCAAATTTTTGACCCTTAGGTATAGGCAGTTCAGGGTGGATAGGAAGGTTAGAATTTTATACTAAACTTCTACTCTTTTTTGATATGCTTCTACTGTGCCTTCAAGGTCCAAAATAGAaatatgttatatatatatatatatatatattgccaGAAAAATATGCAAATGGTCTTTGGTAGCAGGAGATGCCATATTGGAAGTCATAGACACAAGCTTATATTCGAACTGTTACTATTTTTTGATGCAAGATATTTTAGATGGTCGCTGGGGTGCAATCTTGTCAGAGTTGGAGGACTGAGGGAAAGAAATATGATTAAGTTTGAGATATTAAGCAAATAATTTAGTCATAATGTAACTAATAGAAACCACGGCTATGTAACTTTATTTTAGTTCGTTCTTTTATTGCAAATTAAGGATAATTAGAAGAGTTCACCTGTAAAAAGCGATCCAATATCATAGCATTCTTAAACGGCAGATACAAATATGAAATTTGCTAAAGAAAATTCTATACTGAGCGATTTGAGCTAGAGAAACAAGCTGATTTACATCCTTGATTTAAGTATGTCCATGTTTGCATTTGTGTCTGTGTCATCTAGGAACGTTAtgctttttcatcattttttgtaGGTGGACTTGTATAAGATTTTCCGAACgaaaaaatacccaaaaaaaaaatatacccAACACTTTCAACATTATGAAATAACCATCTATTTAAAGTATTTTAAGGAGAACTTTTGACAACAGTGTCTCAACAATCATCAGATCTTCATGGTCTTAGTACCAATGAAAGATGTTTCTTGGTCATCACTTGTGCACAAGTAATAGTTGAATTGAGCAATAATTCCAGTGTCGTCAAGATAGTGATATAAATCTCGTGAACCCTTTACCATATTTAATTTACTTCACAATTCTTGAAGCTCAAAGTCAAAAGAAACTTTATCAACTTGTTGTATGTCATTAGTCTTATTTTAAACGAAACTTAAAAGGTGAAGTCACTTCTGTTCTTGTTGTGCTCTTTACTGCAGCCATCGTCCGTACGCTTTTGGGCAAAAGGTGAAAAACAGTAGGATATGatataccccaaaaaaaaaaaaacagagagagagagagagagtaagaaaGGGCTATGTGATCCTGGCAGAAATTTTCATGGGAAAGTTGGTTGACGTTGTTGCAACTAGAGAAATGGAATCTAGAGTAGGCTTGATTTCCAAGTCATTTCTATTAAAAATTTCTCTTGACGTATGTTTTGGATCACAAAGAAATAAGTGGCCAACATATTCTGAAGTGACGGGGCAATGACAAATTCTTAATCTCCTGCTGGTTGGTTGGTTCAGTAATTTTTGCCAGTTAGATTTGCAAAATCAACtcagaaaaagtgaaaaatgaaaaaagacctttataatttttttttttaataagatcTCGAGTTATGTGAAGATAGAGACAGATAGAATATGGTGAATTAGGACGATCTCTATTGAGATTTAGTATGATTCTATTACTTTTCCTTTGATTTGCAAGATCATACTGATGCCAAACTCCTTGTATAAGTTAagggttaaaaataaaaaagtcccATGTGATCtatctaatacacagaaaaactCTTCTTGGTTTCCAAATAAACAAAACgacacctcatgttttgaattaaattgtaaactaacagaatttgttaaatttaacggaatctaataaatttaatgaaaaatttaaCGGAATTCGGTAAACTTAACGGAATTCTATAAATTTAACAGTCAAAACCGTCGTTTTCTTTAAATTTAAGAAATTCTGttaatttacaatttagttcaaaacataaggtgtcgttttgtatgttttgaaactacGTGAGGCTTTTTTATATATTAGATATACCACAtaggatttttttattttaacccATAAGTTAATTTTGGGAGTATTCAGAAGAAGATTTAAGTGAACTGTGCTTTTATGGTTGAGTTAGGTGATAAAgtggaaaaaaattataataaagaGTTTCTAAACCTTGTAAGTAGGGGATCCTGACTTttcacttaaaaaaaataatgataataagtGTAAAAACACAGTAAACTCTACAAGAGTGCAGTGTAATACTACCCAATTGGTGAACTTATTAATGGGAATGCTCTGAATTGGTGTAACTGTGCTAAGTAGGCATAGCGAACTTGAATCACCATAGTGATTTACATAATGCATAGATAAAAGGTTATAAGGCAAAGGCAGCcgcaaaccaaaaaaaaacaaccGCACACACAAGGTAAACTTTTAGTTACCGCTGTGCTTAGAGCGAATAGCACAAATGGTTAACAAAATATTTATTCTTGTAACGTTGAGAGAAGTTATTAACAGAATTATGTAGATAAAGAGACTTGGTGAGTTTGGCTTCCTCATCTACTTGACCAACAAGTAGTAGCTCGCAATATTCAGTTTAACTGGTAGAAATGTTAGTCTGATGATTATAATGTCTTTGATTCGATTCTCAAGTCTTTTCCTTTGTAATGTTTGAAATCTTCTCTTattgaataaagaaaaaaagaagaagaaggaggaggaggaataGTAAAACGTCTTACAAAGCGAACAATCATCATAATTTGTGAAGTTATCACGTAATGTATGTTCTGGGGTAAATTTAATGACAAAAACAAATGAGTGATTTAAGTGGGAATTTAGTCACTCATTAAGGTTCCCATGTAGCATTCAGTATATACCAGTGATGGCAAGGAAACAGAAAACAAATGTAGATCACTTATTTGAACTAATAACGTGGAAGCTTCTAAGATTAGTGTATTTGAGACTTCATTTACCCATACTTTCAGTCGTGTATAAAAGGTTTCTCAGCATACGAACTTACATGAGAGGTAGCAAAATTGGACCGATTTTACTCGTAGGCCATAAATGCAAAAGAAGTAAAGAAATGAGAatgtttttcccttttgtttttgttttactctTTTGGTGTCTTTTTTTCGCTTGCAATCGTCTGTCCCATCTGTTTCAGATAAGTCATGCAATCACGTGGTAGTTAAACAAAAACGTAATAGACGGGACAGAGACAAAATCCGGACAAATGATTTGAAACGGTCTTTTTTCGGCACCTCATCGAGCCAAAAGATGATAAGATATGTTGCTTTTTCTCTTCATCAATTAAAAGaagatgtagacaccaaaagaTATCCAattgaccccaaaaaaaaatggaaaaccgtTTACACAAAAACCGTCTGCAGCCATTGTATCAGCATGCATGGGAAATTCAACAATCTGTTCATTACTTTATGGAAACAATAACTACAAGAGGGAAAATTAGTAAAAAAAGGAAGCTTGACAAAGGGTTAAATTgattcattttgtttttaaaatggCATGGTACTTACATTTTTGTGATTCTTGTGAACTTAAAAAAGATGGATTCTAATAGCATCACAAACATATATAAAACTTGAAAATTCTTGTGAAGGGCCTGTAACATTCCCATTTGTCTGTAAagatttggaaaataaattattaaagagCATGTTGATTCAATTCAGGGCCCGGAAGAAATATGCCCAGCAAAGCAAAGTTGGAGGATTCtgagtttaatattttttttcttccaatacATTACACGAAACCACGCTTGTGGAATACTACAACTACTTACAACTAATCCATAATCGATTATAATTTATAACTAAAtcttgtttttttccttttacctTTCCACCCTCTCCTCACACCCTTCCTATCTCCAATTGCCAGATTCATGATTCGAATCCTAAATCTGATAAGTAAAGGGAGCTTTAAGAGTGTTTTCTTAGCCACTGGACTAACCTTAGTGATTAACTCTTATCAATTACAGCTTAACTCATAATTTTGAGACTTGAGATCAAGACTTCTAATTTCCGCGCCTGaactattaaaaaaattaaaaaaactaatataaacattaattttacattttactCCTCACTTTTTTTCCCCCAGCTCTCTGAAGGGGTTTTTAACCTTGAATTTAATCATCACAAACAGATTATAACTGAGGATTCGATAACATGGACTTGTTAATGAGTCCTCGACCCAGACCCatgaaaaaatttgttttaggaTTCAATGAGCCC
Protein-coding sequences here:
- the LOC113695112 gene encoding BTB/POZ domain and ankyrin repeat-containing protein NBCL-like, whose amino-acid sequence is MSLEDSLRSLSLDYLNLLINGQAFSDVTFSVEGRLVHAHRCILAARSLFFRKFFCGPDTPAGLDPSGSRMGGPAGALASSPRGSNSQVIPVNSVGYEVFLLMLQFLYSGQVSIVPQKHEPRPNCGERGCWHTHCTSAVDLALDTLAAARSFGVEQLALLTQKQLASMVEKASIDDVMKVLIASRKQDMHQLWTTCSHLVAKSGLPPEVLAKHLPIDVVAKIEELRLKTSLVRGSLMPHHHHHNHDISAAAELEGQKIRRMRRALDSSDVELVKLMVMGEGLNLDDALALHYAVENCSREVVKALLELGAADVNYPAGPAGKTPLHIAAEMVSPDMVAVLLDHHADPNVRTVDGITPLDILRTLTSDFLFKGAVPGLTHIEPNKLRLCLELVQSAAMVISREEGNANAPASATIYPPMSEEHTSSSSSGNMANLNLDSRMVYLNLGAAASAGQMGCKMTDGDEHHSSHGSQREALSRHGSQAFRSGMDGQAQKGLSNDKRCAVHVVAIRDGWNFSHQMGQGESKFC